The following proteins are encoded in a genomic region of Schistocerca serialis cubense isolate TAMUIC-IGC-003099 chromosome 9, iqSchSeri2.2, whole genome shotgun sequence:
- the LOC126419580 gene encoding trypsin alpha-like, which produces MQHLALFVVCLLGSSLANPASTRLWSRGNGRIIGGSDADIADYPWQLSFEYSDSHICGASIISSNWALSAAHCADQLNVLLISFRAGSSIRGSGGTVRKAGSGYMHGSYDSNTLDYDVTVIKVVSLPSDGYDPEGGLAVTVTGWGTTYTDGPAASTLQKVDISIVDRSTCRSIFANINTVTDRMVCAGEAGRSVCNGDSGGPLVSGNTQVGIVSWGNPECEAASGVYANVANLHSWIRAATGV; this is translated from the exons ATGCAGCACCTCGCCCTCTTCGTGGTGTGCCTCTTGGGCTCGTCCCTGGCCAATCCCGCGTCGACCAGGTTGTGGAGCCGAGGTAACGGCCGCATCATTGGAGGTTCCGACGCCGACATTGCCGACTACCCGTGGCAGCTGTCCTTTGAGTACAGCGACTCGCACATCTGCGGAGCATCCATCATCAGCTCCAACTGGGCGCTGTCGGCCGCTCACTGCGCTGACCAGTTGAATGTCCTTCTGATCAGTTTCCGAGCGGGATCTTCAATTCGTGGAAGCGGTGGTACCGTTCGCAAGGCAGGTTCCGGCTACATGCACGGATCGTACGACAGCAATACGCTAGACTACGATGTCACCGTCATCAAG GTCGTCAGCCTGCCCTCTGATGGCTACGACCCGGAAGGTGGTCTCGCAGTGACGGTGACTGGTTGGGGAACCACGTACACGGACGGGCCAGCAGCCAGCACCCTGCAGAAGGTCGACATCAGCATCGTGGACCGCAGCACCTGCAGGAGTATCTTCGCTAACATCAACACTGTGACCGACCGCATGGTGTGTGCCGGCGAAGCCGGCAGGAGCGTCTGCAACGGAGATTCCGGCGGCCCCCTGGTCAGTGGAAACACTCAGGTGGGCATCGTCTCCTGGGGAAATCCAGAGTGCGAGGCCGCCTCCGGCGTCTACGCCAATGTTGCCAACCTGCACTCCTGGATCCGAGCTGCAACTGGTGTCTAA